In a genomic window of Nothobranchius furzeri strain GRZ-AD chromosome 14, NfurGRZ-RIMD1, whole genome shotgun sequence:
- the klhl23 gene encoding kelch-like protein 23: protein MSHKNEIYTYDFCDGEHPAEVLDALRHFYLRGLFTDVTLQCAESGQVYHCHRALLAARSSYFKVMFTADMRERSNSVIKLRGLDCGVLGALLDYVYSAQVRITESNVQNLLEAADLLQFAAVKQACEEFLVRLLDVDNCLGMHTFAELHLCPSLEREARRLMLSRFVELMKQEEFLEAEHEKLRSVLAAQSLTVQRDDVLIDAVVRWVTHDLDNRLHHVSDLLRSIHLGLDEIYFRASLEVHKMMKNDGKLKSRIVQALRPNSKDVRNVSPSSMYVIGGYYWHPLCEVHIWDPVSNTWVQGKDMPDPARESYSTSLLGANIYVTGGYRTNTVEALDTVSIYNCDYDEWTEGSPMITARYYHCSVALHGCIYAIGGYRGGAPEQHTEFYDPLKKKWFPVAKMIQGVGNATACVMGDQIYVTGGHYGYRGSCTYEKIQVYRPDVNEWSIVTISPHPEYGLCSVSLHNKLYLVGGQTTVADCYDTERDEWRPISVMKERRMECGAAVINGCIYVTGGYSYSKGTYLQSIEKYDPELDSWEIVGTLPSPVRSHGCVCVRGVQ, encoded by the exons ATGTCTCATAAAAACGAGATCTACACGTATGACTTCTGTGATGGGGAGCATCCAGCTGaggtcctggacgcgctcaggcaTTTCTACCTCCGCGGCCTGTTTACCGACGTGACGCTGCAGTGCGCCGAGTCCGGGCAGGTGTACCACTGCCACAGAGCGCTGCTGGCGGCTCGCAGCTCTTATTTCAAAGTCATGTTCACAGCCGACATGAGGGAGAGGTCGAACAGCGTGATCAAGCTGCGCGGGCTAGACTGTGGCGTCTTGGGCGCCCTGCTGGATTACGTGTACAGCGCGCAGGTGCGCATCACGGAGAGCAACGTGCagaacctgctggaggctgcagaTCTGCTGCAGTTCGCCGCCGTCAAACAGGCCTGCGAGGAGTTTCTGGTTCGCCTCTTGGACGTGGACAACTGCCTGGGCATGCACACCTTCGCTGAGCTCCACCTGTGTCCGAGCCTGGAGAGGGAGGCGCGCAGGTTGATGCTGAGCAGGTTCGTGGAGCTCATGAAGCAAGAGGAGTTCTTGGAGGCGGAACACGAGAAGCTGAGGTCAGTCCTGGCCGCTCAGAGCCTCACCGTGCAGAGAGACGACGTGCTGATAGATGCTGTGGTCAGGTGGGTAACCCATGACTTGGATAATCGCCTTCACCACGTGTCGGACCTGCTGCGCTCCATCCATCTGGGTCTGGATGAGATTTACTTCAGAGCTTCTTTGGAGGTGCACAAGATGATGAAAAATGATGGGAAATTAAAATCTAGGATTGTCCAAGCACTTAGACCCAATAGCAAAGACGTCAGAAACGTTTCCCCCAGCAGCATGTACGTCATCGGAGGATATTATTGGCATCCTTTATGTGAGGTCCACATCTGGGATCCTGTTAGTAACACTTGGGTGCAGGGAAAAGACATGCCCGACCCAGCAAGAGAGAGCTACAGCACCAGCTTACTGGGAGCAAACATCTATGTGACTGGTGGCTACAGGACAAACACTGTAGAGGCCCTGGACACTGTTTCCATTTATAACTGTGACTATGATGAATGGACTGAAGGCTCCCCTATGATTACAGCCAGGTACTACCACTGCTCTGTGGCTTTACATGGCTGTATTTATGCCATTGGGGGTTACAGAGGAGGAGCTCCAGAACAACACACAGAGTTTTATGATCCTTTGAAAAAGAAATGGTTCCCCGTTGCCAAAATGATCCAAG GTGTGGGAAATGCCACTGCATGTGTGATGGGAGATCAAATCTATGTGACTGGTGGCCATTATGGGTACAGAGGAAGCTGCACGTATGAGAAAATCCAGGTGTACAGGCCAGATGTTAATGAGTGGAGCATTGTTACCATAAGTCCTCATCCAG AATATGGGCTTTGTTCGGTGTCTCTGCACAACAAGCTGTATTTGGTTGGTGGACAGACGACCGTTGCGGATTGCTACGACACAGAAAGAGACGAATGGAGACCCATTTCAGTGATGAAAGAGAGGAGGATGGAGTGTGGGGCTGCAGTGATAAATGGCTGTATTTATGTAACAGGGGGTTACTCCTACTCAAAAGGGACCTATCTGCAGAGCATTGAGAAATATGACCCAGAGCTAGACTCATGGGAGATTGTGGGGACTCTTCCCAGCCCGGTCAGATCACATGGATGTGTCTGTGTTCGTGGGGTCCAGTGA
- the ssb gene encoding lupus La protein gives MAENQDQMTPIEMKVARQLEYYFGDHNLPRDRFLKEQVQLDDGWVTLETMLKFNRLKSLTTDSSVIVAALQKSKTGLLEISEDKTKIRRSSDKPLPELTDEYKDALKHRSVYIKGFPLDTTLDEIQEWLSGKGNMENIQMRRNLQRQFKGSVFICFDTEESSKEFVERSDIKTFKDNEMLVLLKEDYITKKNEERKNYRAETKAKVKQEKDQQQKLAEEKEMGLLLEEKTGCLLKFSGELKDVSREDFHALFSGHGKIKWVDFTRGAKEGTLLFDGNAKEAFEKAKEENGGELKIKDGTVTWQVLEGDEEKEELKKIIEAQQESHNRFKGRGGRGRGGGRGRGGRRGRGGRSGREQRDQGKTEFQGKKTKFESDDEDGEAPVAPKREHEDADGPPAKVIKTDKES, from the exons ATGGCAGAAAACCAAGATCAAATGACCCCCATTGAGATGAAAGTGGCACGCCAACTGGAG TATTATTTTGGAGATCACAATCTCCCAAGAGACAGGTTTCTCAAAGAACAAGTGCAACTCGACGATGGCTGGGTGACACTGGAGACCATGCTTAAATTCAACAG ACTGAAGTCGTTAACTACAGACAGCAGCGTCATCGTGGCAGCTCTCCAAAAATCAAAGACGGGCCTCTTGGAGATCAGTGAGGACAAAACTAAAATCAGGAGGTCTTCAGACAAACCCTTACCAGAGTTAACCGATGAATACAAAGACGCATTGAAACACAGATCTGTTTATATT AAAGGTTTTCCTCTTGACACAACTCTTGATGAGATTCAAGAGTGGCTGAGTGGAaaaggcaacatggaaaacatccaGATGAGGAGAAACCTGCAAAGGCAGTTCAAG GGATCAGTGTTTATCTGTTTTGACACGGAAGAGTCCTCCAAGGAGTTTGTGGAACGCTCGGATATCAAGACATTCAAAGACAACGAGATGCTTGTGTTGCTGAA AGAAGACTACATCACAAAGAAAAATGAGGAAAGGAAAAACTACAGAGCGGAAACTAAAGCAAAAGTTAAACA gGAAAAGGATCAACAGCAGAAACTAGCAGAAGAAAAAGAAATG GGTTTGCTGTTGGAGGAAAAGACCGGCTGCTTGCTGAAGTTTTCTGGGGAGCTGAAAGACGTTTCAAGAGAGGACTTTCACGCATTGTTCTCCGGGCACGGAAAGATTAAGTGGGTTGACTTCACAAGAGGGGCCAAGGAG GGGACCCTGCTTTTTGATGGGAATGCAAAAGAAGCCTTTGAAAAAGCAAAAGAGGAAAATGGAGGAGAGCTAAAAATTAAAGACGGCACAGTGACGTGGCAGGTTCTTGAGGGAGATGAGGAGAAAGAGGAACTGAAGAAGATCATCGAGGCCCAACAAGAGTCACACAACCGATTCAAAGGCAGAG gtggaagaggaagaggaggtggaAGAGGGAGAGGAGGCCGAAGGGGAAGGGGTGGAAGAAGtgggagagagcaaagagatcaagGAAAAACAGAGTTCCAGGGAAAGAAGACTAAATTTGAGAGTGACGATGAAGATGGGGAGG CCCCAGTAGCCCCAAAGAGGGAACATGAAGATGCTGATGGTCCTCCAGCTAAAGTGATCAAAACGGATAAGGAATCCTAA
- the mettl5 gene encoding rRNA N(6)-adenosine-methyltransferase METTL5 encodes MKLKELESCLQQVDTFEEPKILLEQYPTSPHIAACMLYTIHNTFDDIEGKLVADLGCGCGVLSIGAAMLDASMCVGFDVDHDALEIFRRNAEEFDIFNVDLVQCDLCHLQEEKYAKKFDTIIMNPPFGTKHNQGVDMKFLRVALTMANTAVYSLHKTSTRQHIQKKAEDWGVKMEVVAELRYDLPASYKFHKKKSVDIQVDFLRFSQA; translated from the exons ATGAAGCTCAAAGAGTTAGAAAGCTGCCTACAACAAGTGGACACGTTTGAAGAGCCAAAAATCCTTCTTGAGCAGTACCCAACTAGCCCTCATATTGCAG CGTGCATGCTTTATACGATCCATAATACGTTCGATGACATCGAGGGTAAACTGGTGGCCGATCTGGGATGTGGTTGTGGAGTCCTCAGCATCGGGGCAGCGATGCTTGATGCAAG TATGTGTGTCGGTTTTGACGTAGATCACGACGCTCTGGAGATATTCAGACGGAATGCAGAAGAATTCGACATTTTCAACGTGGATTTGGTCCAGTGTGACTTGTGTCATCTCCAGGAGGAAAAATATGCCAAGAAGTTTGATACAATAATAATGAATCCACCATTTGGTACAAAACACAATCAAG GTGTGGACATGAAGTTCCTCAGAGTTGCTTTAACAATGGCAAACACAGCCGTGTACTCGCTCCACAAGACGTCAACACGACAG CACAtacagaagaaggcagaagactgGGGAGTAAAGATGGAAGTTGTTGCAG AACTACGGTACGACTTGCCTGCATCCTACAAGTTCCACAAAAAGAAATCG gtTGACATTCAGGTGGACTTCCTAAGATTCTCCCAAGCCTGA